The Fructilactobacillus myrtifloralis genome segment CCATTTAAGGGCGCACGAAACGGTGGTTAGTTTGAAGTAGGGAAGTTGGTAATCACCACTCGTTCTCGCTATAATTAGGGTGAAATGACTGATGAAGAAAGGAAGATGAGCATGAGCTATCAAGCTTTATATCGGGTGTGGCGCCCCCAACGATTCGATGAAATTGTCGGGCAACCAGTGATTACAAAAACGTTGAAAAACGCCTTGCTAACCGACCAGATTAGCCATGCTTATCTATTTAGTGGACCCCGTGGAACCGGGAAGACGTCAACGGCTAAGATTTTAGCGAAGGCCGTCAACTGTCAACATCTAGAAGATGGCGAGCCTTGTAACGAATGTGAGACCTGTGTGGCCATTAACCAGGGCGCGCTGAACGATGTGATTGAGATTGATGCGGCCTCTAATAATGGGGTTGAAGAGATCCGTAACATCCGGGATAAGGCCAAGTATGCACCCACGGAGGCCACCTATAAGGTGTACATCATTGATGAAGTGCACATGCTGTCGACGGGGGCCTTTAATGCCCTCCTGAAAACCTTAGAGGAACCACCTAGTCACGTAATCTTCATTTTAGCGACGACGGAACCGCATAAAATTCCGGCGACCATCTTATCACGGCTACAACGGTTCGACTTTAAACGGATTAACGCCGCAGACATTCGGGCGCAGATGGAAAAGATTTTACAGGAAAAGCAGGTCAAATATGATGACCGTGCGGTGAAAATGATTGCGCGCAGTGCCGAGGGGGGGATGCGGGATGCCCTGAGTATCCTTGACCAGGCCCTCTCATACGATGCAGACGAACTGACGTATGAGAGTGCGCTCCAGGTAACGGGGAGCGTGGCTCGGGACGAATTACAAAGTTACTTTGAAGCGGTCCTAGCCGGTGAAGTCGGGGCCGGGCTGAAAGTGGTAGCCGAGCTCCTTGCGGCAGGCAAGGATTCCAGTCAGTTTCTGGAGGATTTGATTGATTACTGTCAAAACCTGTTGTTGTACCAACAAGATCAAGCGCTCGTTTCCGAGGATGAATTAGGTCTGCTCGGCGATCACTTTGCAAAGATTGCCACCACGGTCCCACAACGTCGACTTTATCGCTACGTCGAAATTATTAATGAAGTGCAACAACAGTTACGCTTTACCTATCATCCCGAACTGTATTTGGATATTTTAACCGTTCGGTTGGCGGATGAAACGGGCGCGGAACAATCACCGGCGACCCCGGCAGCGGATTCAACCGTCGATCTAGCCTACCAGCAGTTAAACCAGCAAGTCACCGAACTGAAGCAACAACTCCAGGAGTTACAACAACGCTCAGAGGCACGTCCCGCTCCGGCAACTGCTACGCAGACGCAGTCAGCACCGAAACGCACGGTACCTAATCAGCAGGGCACGCCCGAGCTCGACGTCCAAGGGATTTTTGCGGTGCTTGATGCGGCCACGAAACCGGCCCTAGAACAGTATCGCAGTCAGTGGGATGCTTTGTTACAATTGTTAAGTGTCACCCAACGGGCGGTCTTGCACGTGGCGCGTCCCGTCGCTGCTAGCGAAGATGGGGTCGTAATTGCGTTTGACTACGGATTCTTGTACCAAAGAGCGGGGAGCGATGACCAGTTACTGGCGGACCTGAACCGGGGACTTGAACAATTACTGGGAAAGACGCCGACGGTTCTGTTTGTGCCAAAGGAATCCTGGCCGAACCTGCGCCAGGAATACTTGCAACAACACCCCCGTAAGCCGGAACCAGCGGCGACCCCGACTAAACCGGAGCAACAAACGGAAGCGGAGCCGGAACCGCGCAACGTGCGCAAGGCTAAGGAACTGTTTGGTGATGAATTAGTTGATGTTAAAGATGATTAAAAAGTAAGGAGTTAGCAAAATGGCAATGAACGGAATGAACATGGGAAAACTGATGCAACAAGCCCAGGAAATGCAACGAAAGATGAGTGCCCAACAAAGTGAGATTGAAAAACAAGACTTTACGGGCACGGCCCCAGACGGATTAGTAACGGCCACCTTCACGGGAGCGCGGCAAATGAAGGATCTTCAAATTAAGCCAGAAGCAATTGATCCAGATGATCCAGACATGCTATCAGACTTAGTGATTAGCGCTGTCAACGATGCCCTCGGGCAAATTGATGAAACAACGAAGAGTAAAATGGGTCAGTTTACCCAAGGAATGAACATTCCAGGACTTTAATTGTAAAGAAGGGGTTTAGATGCAATACCCAGAACCAGTTGCAAAGCTGATTGATGGCTACATGCACCTCCCTGGGATTGGGGAGAAAACGGCCACTCGGTTAGCGTTTTATACCATTGATATGCCCAAGGATGAGGTGCAACAATTTGCCCAAGCACTGCTGGATACCAAGGACAAACTCACGGTGTGCTCGATTTGTGGCAACATTACCGAAACGGATCCCTGTGAAATTTGTAGTGACCCAATGAGAGATCAGTCCCAGGTCTTGGTGGTGGAACAACCAAAAGACATCGCGACGATGGAAAAAATGAAGGATTATCACGGCTTGTACCACGTCCTCCATGGGGTGTTGTCCCCAATGGAGGGGAAGGGTCCCGATGATATCAATATCAGTTCGCTGATTAAACGGTTACAGCAAAACGAAAAAATTAAAGAGGTCATCATTGCGACGAATGCAACCCCCGAAGGAGACGCAACGGCCATGTACCTCGCCCGGTTGCTCAAGCCCGCTGGGTTGAAAGTAACGCGCCTCGCGCGGGGCTTATCGGTCGGAAGCGATATTGAATACGCCGATGAAATGACCCTCTTTCGGGCGGTCGAAGGACGAACAGAAATGTGAGGTTAGGATGTTTAATTTTTGGCGGCAGAAAAACTTTGAAAAGCTGTACGATGAAGCATTACTGCAGTCCTTGAACCTATTAAAGGAAGACTGGGATCAGGCGCAGCAGACGGAAGCCGCGGTGGCCGACGTTGATTCACAGGTCCAGGCGCAAACCAAACTTGCCAAGCAGAAGTTTGAGTTTATGTACCGCCAGGCCCGGTTCCGGGACATTAAAAATGATCACATTCAATCGAGTGTGTATGATTCATAATGACAAGCAGCGTTCGCGATGAGCGAGCGCTGCTTTTTGATTGGTAGGCCTGATTAGGGATTGCAACTCATACTATATAGTGTATAATATCAATCAAACTAACTAATAATAATTATTAGTCCAAAGGAGAACTTAATGGCCTATTTACAGTTACAAGATATTCACAAGTCGTATCAAGTTGACCATCAGGAATTCCACGTTTTAAACGGAATTAACTTGGCCTTTGAACGCGGCGAGTTTGTCTCCATTCTCGGGGAATCAGGGGGCGGGAAAACCACCCTGATGAACATCATTGCGGGGCTGGACAGTCAGTACACGGGAGATGTGTTGTTAAACGGGAAATCGTTGAAACGAGACACCGCGAAGGAACTGGATCAATACCGCCGCAGTACGATTGGGTTTGTCTTTCAAAGCTTTAACCTAATTAGTCACCTGACGATTCGGGATAACGTGCTGGTGTCGTTGGAAATGACCAACCTATCGCACCACGAACAACTACAGCGGGCCGACCACCTGTTAGATCAAGTTGGACTTTCCGATCACAAGAATAAGTACCCGAACCAACTTTCAGGGGGGCAGAAGCAACGGGTTTCGATCGCACGGGCGTTAGCCTCCGATCCAGACATCATCATTGCCGATGAACCAACCGGAGCGCTTGATGCCGAGAATACCGATGAAATCTTGCAGTTACTGAATCAGATTGCCAAGGATGGCAAACTGGTTATCGCAGTGACCCACTCCCAGGTTGTGGCGAACTACGGAACGCGGATTGTGCACCTGGCGAACGGATTAATCGACGACGACCGGGTGTTAAAACCAGCTTATCCGGTGGAAAACACGCAAAAACCGTTTCGGGATAAAGTGGCTAGTAGCCGGTCGATGGCCACGATGGCCTGGCACCATTTTCGCTACAATTTAAAACGCAACCTCTTAATTATGTTTGGGGCCGCCATCGGAATCTTTAGTGTGATTTTAATGCTCGGATTAGGGAACGGAACGAAGGGCTACATTAACCACGAAATTTATTCGCAGATTAATCCGAACACCATTCAAGTGGCTAAAAACGTCAATGCAGACAACCCCACGCCTAAGGAGACGCGCTTAACGACTCACGATCAAAAGCGCTTAGCGAACATTGCCGGGGTAAAACACGTGGCGCCCGGCTACTTTGCCACTGGTGGGGGTCAACTGAAGAGTGGCCAACAAACGGTAACCTTGAGCTTGCTGCAAACCTTTGATAACACGTTGCGAAAATCGAGCATTAAGGCCGGCCATGCGCCCAAGCAGAATGAAATCCTGATTAGTAAGAAGGAAGCCAAGCAACTGAATAAAAACCATCCTAACCAGGTGGTGGGGCAGAAGGTGACCTTGTACTTGAACATTGCCAACGATCAGACGCAGGCACCACAAGTGCTGCAACAAGAGGTTACCATTAGTGGAGTTGCGGATAGCAACAACCTCCCAGATGCCGTTAGTTATGGCACCCTAAAGGCCATGCACCAAGCCGCCAACGTACCGTTTGGGCCTAATTATCTGGCCGTTGATATTACGGGGGGAGTCCAAAACGTCCAACCAGTTCAGAATAAGATTAAGGCGCTGGACAATAGCAAGCACAAGCAGGCCTACCAGATTACGGGAGCCGGGTCGATTGTTTCCATTCTGAATACCTACGTGAACCTCGCTGTGGCCGTCTTGACTTCCATCGCGGCCATCTCGCTCTTGGTGTCAGCAATCATGATTATCGTGGTGCTGTACATCAGTGTTTCCGAGCGGACGAAGGAAATTGGAATTTTACGGGCGCTTGGTTTTTCCAAGGGGAACATTCGGAAGCTATTTATCTTTGAAGCTGTCTTCCTGGGCTTTTTCTCGGCCCTGTTTGCCATCGTGTTAGCCTACCTCGTAGAATGGGGCGTAGACTCATTATCGCAAAGCGGAATTCACTACCACATTATGCAAATTTCTGTGGGCAACGCCATCTTTGGCTTA includes the following:
- a CDS encoding YbaB/EbfC family nucleoid-associated protein, which codes for MNGMNMGKLMQQAQEMQRKMSAQQSEIEKQDFTGTAPDGLVTATFTGARQMKDLQIKPEAIDPDDPDMLSDLVISAVNDALGQIDETTKSKMGQFTQGMNIPGL
- the dnaX gene encoding DNA polymerase III subunit gamma/tau, with the protein product MSYQALYRVWRPQRFDEIVGQPVITKTLKNALLTDQISHAYLFSGPRGTGKTSTAKILAKAVNCQHLEDGEPCNECETCVAINQGALNDVIEIDAASNNGVEEIRNIRDKAKYAPTEATYKVYIIDEVHMLSTGAFNALLKTLEEPPSHVIFILATTEPHKIPATILSRLQRFDFKRINAADIRAQMEKILQEKQVKYDDRAVKMIARSAEGGMRDALSILDQALSYDADELTYESALQVTGSVARDELQSYFEAVLAGEVGAGLKVVAELLAAGKDSSQFLEDLIDYCQNLLLYQQDQALVSEDELGLLGDHFAKIATTVPQRRLYRYVEIINEVQQQLRFTYHPELYLDILTVRLADETGAEQSPATPAADSTVDLAYQQLNQQVTELKQQLQELQQRSEARPAPATATQTQSAPKRTVPNQQGTPELDVQGIFAVLDAATKPALEQYRSQWDALLQLLSVTQRAVLHVARPVAASEDGVVIAFDYGFLYQRAGSDDQLLADLNRGLEQLLGKTPTVLFVPKESWPNLRQEYLQQHPRKPEPAATPTKPEQQTEAEPEPRNVRKAKELFGDELVDVKDD
- a CDS encoding YaaL family protein → MFNFWRQKNFEKLYDEALLQSLNLLKEDWDQAQQTEAAVADVDSQVQAQTKLAKQKFEFMYRQARFRDIKNDHIQSSVYDS
- a CDS encoding ABC transporter ATP-binding protein/permease, producing MAYLQLQDIHKSYQVDHQEFHVLNGINLAFERGEFVSILGESGGGKTTLMNIIAGLDSQYTGDVLLNGKSLKRDTAKELDQYRRSTIGFVFQSFNLISHLTIRDNVLVSLEMTNLSHHEQLQRADHLLDQVGLSDHKNKYPNQLSGGQKQRVSIARALASDPDIIIADEPTGALDAENTDEILQLLNQIAKDGKLVIAVTHSQVVANYGTRIVHLANGLIDDDRVLKPAYPVENTQKPFRDKVASSRSMATMAWHHFRYNLKRNLLIMFGAAIGIFSVILMLGLGNGTKGYINHEIYSQINPNTIQVAKNVNADNPTPKETRLTTHDQKRLANIAGVKHVAPGYFATGGGQLKSGQQTVTLSLLQTFDNTLRKSSIKAGHAPKQNEILISKKEAKQLNKNHPNQVVGQKVTLYLNIANDQTQAPQVLQQEVTISGVADSNNLPDAVSYGTLKAMHQAANVPFGPNYLAVDITGGVQNVQPVQNKIKALDNSKHKQAYQITGAGSIVSILNTYVNLAVAVLTSIAAISLLVSAIMIIVVLYISVSERTKEIGILRALGFSKGNIRKLFIFEAVFLGFFSALFAIVLAYLVEWGVDSLSQSGIHYHIMQISVGNAIFGLAISVIICLLAALLPARKAAKVDPIVSLSAE
- the recR gene encoding recombination mediator RecR, with translation MQYPEPVAKLIDGYMHLPGIGEKTATRLAFYTIDMPKDEVQQFAQALLDTKDKLTVCSICGNITETDPCEICSDPMRDQSQVLVVEQPKDIATMEKMKDYHGLYHVLHGVLSPMEGKGPDDINISSLIKRLQQNEKIKEVIIATNATPEGDATAMYLARLLKPAGLKVTRLARGLSVGSDIEYADEMTLFRAVEGRTEM